The segment gatgctaactgATGACAATGATTTGAATGGATTATTTTCTATTAAACATGTCGGCATCATTGTTTGCTTGGTGAGGCAGCTGTGAGGATGGTTCGCAGACGCTTGTCCAGGCACAGGCGTTCAGGATTGAACGCTCGCGGTGTTCACGATTCTGAACATGCCTCAGGTAAAGGGAGGTGGttacaggggaggtaactgtaagtgtACTGGTGTCTGTTTACAGTGGGACATCAGGTAAAGTTATGTGGttacaggggaggtaactgtaagtgtACTGGTGTCTGTTTACAGTGGGACATCAGGTAAAGTTATGTGGttacaggggaggtaactgtaagtgtACTGGTGTCTGTTTATAGTGGGACATCAGGTAAAGTTATGTGGttacaggggaggtaactgtaagtgtACTGGTGTCTGTTTATAGTGGGACATCAGATCGGGTGAGGTGGTGCAGGAGTATGATCGCCATCTTGGAGCTGTGAACAGCATCACATTTGTTGACCAGAACCGTAGATTTGTAACAACTTCTGATGACAAAAGTTTAAGAGTTTGGGAGTGGTGAGTATCAAGTTGATTGTATATGTGACATGCTGAATATGACCTAAATATATATGACAAGCTTATTGTGAAATGGTCTAAATTTGTGTTACTTACTTGTATTTGACATGTTccatgaaggtctcggggtagaataggccttcagcaacccatgcttgccattaaaggcgactatgcttgtcgtgagaggcgactaacgggattgggtggtcaggctcgctgacttggttgacacatgttattggttccccaattgcgcagatcaatgctcatgtggTTTATCaatggattctctggtccagactcgattatttacaggctgcagccatatagctggaatattgctgagtgcgacgtaaaacttaactcactcacacactgtacttgACATACTTGAAAGTTAATGACCTACGTGTGTTTGCTATGcttgtttatatatattaatCACTTTTTTGACATTAAGCTCAGTGAATGAcatacatgatgatgatgatgtatattTGTTGCCTTTAGTTACATATTTGCTAAACTTTCATCAGGGACATTCCAGTGGATTTCAAGTACATTGCAGATCCATCCATGCACTCGATGCCATCTGTAACTCTCTCTCCTAATGGTAGGCTATTCTTGTCATTCTCCACATGGTACACCTCTCCTAATGATGGTATCACCGTTAAAAGTAGATACCACCATTCTGATCAAGTGGATAGAGTGTTGTCGGGAGTTTAGAAGGACTGTGGTTTAATCCCAAGTAGTGAAGtacaaaaacatgttgaaaatggTCCTTGTTAAGTGGTCTCATGTTTGGGCATCAGTAGGATAAAAGCCATGTTGAATTTCTATGTGTTATCACAGTGATAGTGCCTTTTTACCCAGTGTGGACTTGTGCAAGTTGGAAatagacatacacacatggatGTGCTGGTCAGTCTCTTTCCTTTTGGTTAAACACTCCCATTGACCTATGTTCGAATGGTAGCCACTCTAGTATATGCTTACTCCCCCAACACTCCACAGGCCACTCTTATGCTGCTGTTCAGCACAGATGTGGATTCATTGATATGATACACTATTGTTTTGGTCACTGTGATACAAGAAGTCTGCAGGTGTTGTGTGCTGCCATGATTGTGATTACAGACAATGATCTTTCACAGGACCATGTAGTAATGCCAAACATTGAAATACATTGCACATATATACTCATCAGAAAACCACAAGacttacatgtattttattctgtgCAGACATTTTATTGCATACAATAACTGTTATTTTCTTCAGGGAAGTGGTTGGCTTGTCAGTCTATGGATAACAAGATTTGTGTATTCAATGTCCTCAACCGCTTCAAGTTCATGAGAAAGAAGACATTTACTGGTCACATGGTGAGACTCAAGTGTAGTCATCTTTGTTAACTGATGATGTTGAGAGGGGAGATGTGTGCTGCAAAAATTTTGTTGTAAACTTGTATGTTTGTGTAATTATAATGGTTAACTGTTTTTGTCTGCTGTTTCTAAAAAGTGAACATTGTTTTCCTTGTGAAATACAGGAAAACATTCTCATGTAATATAAGATAAAATTTGAGACTGTCTGAATCCCAATGCTCTCTCAGTGGAGTCAGGGATATTGACACAACACTATCCTACTGCTGTTTGTTTCAGGTGGCCGGCTATGCTTGTTCCATTGACTTCTCTCCCGAAATGAGGTATCTCTCAAATATTATTGAGATTCACGAAAATAAAGTTAAAGTCTTCATTAAGTGAGAACAATcccaaatatgtaaaattttaatCATGAGCAGTATGAATATTTTTGTCATCAATGTGTCATCCCCTGCTGACATCCCTTGTCAATTAATCATTGTTCTGTTTGTTACAGCTATATAATCTCCGGAGATGCGGATGGCAAACTTTACATCTGGGACTGGAAGAGCACGAAACTGTACAACAAGTGGAAGGCACATGACGATGTGTGTATCGGAGTGTTGTGGCACCCCCATGAGACATCCAAGGTTGCCACATGTGGCTGGGATGGGGTCATCAAGTACTGGGACTGAGGTGGATGCTGGGACAATTAACACAGATTTGCTTTTACACTGACCAAACATCTGAGGCTATTCCGGACTGATGCAGTCTATGGATATCACAGGATATGTGTCAATAGTGGAAAATTCCATTCCTCAGTGTTTAGCAATATATATAGTAAACAGCATCAGCAGTGCAAGACAGGTAATTGCTGTGACATGATACCATCAATAGGAAATACCTGTCTCCACGCAACCTGCCCCCAGTAAACACAGTCTCCTCCATGCTGATTTCCCCCTCCCAATGCAACCTGCCCCCAGTGAACACCCACCCATCCTAAACACTGCCATAAGGTAGATGGCGCTGCATGGGAGCGACATGTAgtggcagtctaagtaaacttcgtctcagtgtattttgttacactccaccactgagtctaacaaaacaggtcgcgtcaggtaacctttgaacgacaaatggccgtccaatcaaatgcaagatggttaaatagatttaaccaatcagacgaCGGCTACTATTTAcggatcagagggactttcaaaatattcaagtcaccgacacagatatctccacaaacaaaaagacGCACGTAACTCAGTTATatcacctgcagtatatacgctttggggtttctgttgacattgttAGCATTAACtgatatttccgcaagataacatccttgaataataatatccaaaaacactattttcagcaactgtttactcactgttgtcatggttgtacgtacaccgtgtgcatcacccggaagcgaacatacgctaaatagcatcCGGAAtcgttcaaaaggtatgtgtgaatgtgcactttcacagtttggtaagctgtgttctgattggtcattctcaaaggttacctgacgcaacctcccataaggtttcgtAAGATTCAGTAGTGGACTGTAAcgaaagtactgaggataagtttacttagactgcaggtAGTGGCAGAGATCTCGCTTATATGTCACTGTGACATACACAGAGCTATGATTGTAAGTTCTCCCTTCATGAAGACCACTCTAGTATCAAGACTTTGAGATATATTCTGAGTTGAATGTGAGGAATTAtgatgcagaaattctgcagatAGACATTGGTTCCAAGTGTAAATACAGTGTGTGACTGTACATAATAGGATGGTGATGCAAGTATTGTGATACACTTTCATGACTCAAGTGTagattttgtaaataaatcatTCTTATACAACCTGATTGTCTTGTTAAAACCACAGCATACAACAAATAGGTTAAATAATTTTTGATAGCAATATGTGACCCAGATGACAGTGTACACTCTCATTTATGAAAACTGTCTGATGATGTGAATAAAGAGGTAAGGTCACTTAATATGATTTGCATTTCAGAACAGTCATCCCTGCATTTTGAGTATCTATGTATATTTCCCCATCACTGTGGTATGTTAACTTCAGTTATGAGGTTTGTCATGTGTTTCAGTACTTGTTTTAGAAGAGGAGTTTTGCAAGGTTTGGGGTGTAAGGGATTTTTTTGGTGTGATGCCAAAAAGTTTACAGTGAACTGTTTGTTAACAAAATAACTGAGGGTCCTTGCtgattgtgtgtgtgattgtattGGGTCTTGTTATTCTTAAGCGAGTGTTGTAGATTATGCAgccatatatgtacaatattatgGACCAAATTAGAGATGGCCACTCATCTACAATTGTCACCAGACAGTACATCTGGGCAAACACTGACGTCCATCTCGGGTTTGAATGGGTGATATTTGGAGAGGTTTTACACATATAAAAACAGGAACAAGACAATAACATAATGTATTAGTGCTGTTTATGTGCCAAAATTATTACAGAATGTTGTATGATATTGGAATTCTATGTTCTCACCTGTAGTATATATCATCAGATCACTCTGGGTTTTGTGAAAAATAACATTATCAAAAATAGATATCAGGCCAACATTAAATTTCTAAACACCCTGTCAAGATCGTTTCAGATATTCCAACATTCGTAATACAAAAATTTATCCACGGAATGATATATAGTGAAACCACTCAGATCATACACAAGCAACACAATGTAAAAGCTTGGTAATACAGATCCAAAGTACACTAGGATAATCAATCTTAGCTTAATATTTTAAGTATGAAATGCTTATTACAACGGTAAAAAAAGTGTAACAATCCagttaatatatttataacaaTGAGATAAATGGTTGcgatataaaacaaacaatgcaagggaaaataaatatttacagaacTTTCAAACTGGTCATGTTGGTGAAGATCATTTGTCATCCACATCACAGTACATACAAAAGCAAGCATTGAGTAGGACAACTACTGCCTTGTGTGAGATAAGTCTCTTACCAATGAACAATGAGTCTTTCTATTCCAAGGTATACATTATTGCTTGAAAACCACTTCTGCAAATGGTTACATTTATTCTTACCTCACAGTTGGAAGTACACTTTACACTGTTAACAGGGTGATCCAGAACATGACTCGCACCACCAAGTGTCACATTGAAGGACAACACTGTAAGCTGTCAACATCACACCACCAGGTGTTATACTGGTGGGACATACAACACTGCAAGCCGTCAACATCACACCACCAGGTGGCATACTGAGGGACATACAACACTGTAAGCCACCAACATCACACCACCAGGTGGCATGTGTAACAACGTTCACTTTAGTAATCATCATGGGAAGAGACTCAAATCACAGTACACTCTACAGAATCGCAGCTTCTCAATTTCTTCAAATCAAACATTTATAGTTTACACCTATTTAATCATACAATATATATGATCACAATTGATTCACATACTGAAAAACGTTCCCTTTAAAAAGGCTTATCACTTTTTGCATCCTCTTTGTGAAACTGGACAGATATACTGTAGACTTATAAGGCACTGCTGGACAATGAAAAAAGTTATACCTTGAGACGTGCACCCACATCTACCGTTTTCTTTGTGAGTTATTTTGTCAAGCCACCTCTTTAAAAAGTAGTACTAGAATGTCTACCACCCTTCTGGCACTCATGTGACTTTCATAGCTAATGTAGAAATGGCATTGTAGGCATTGAGTGTCCAGGATACATCAGTAAAAGTTGTCCTGCATGTTGAATTGGACATATATGTCACACCTTGGTATGGCTGTCACACCCACTTATACATCAGTGTGACTGTCAACAAATATTGAGTAATTAATTTGTCACAGTCACATCCTCCACTGCTGTCACACAGACACCATATGTTTTGAGACTTAATCTGTGTATATAAATGAATATGGAACATAGCTGTTTGCAGGCAATACATGGTAACATGTAACTACTTTCAGGAATAAGCATGAATAATGAAATCATAAACATTATCAAAGCTTGAATATCTACCTGAAAAATAAAATAGAACATAAGCACTGTCTTAGTTATATACCTACTGATGTGCTGTAAATATATGAGAAAACCAATCTCCACAAAAACAATATATCTCTCCTGACTGTACCCCATGTTGCAGTAACACCTGTGGCCTGATATACCTCTCAAGGTCACTAAAACACTTCAGAACAATGCATTATCACAAGGAATATCAGCTACACACCCAATTCAAAATAAaatcatcactgaaacattttgtttctaaCTCACTGGTTTcaaatgtaaagaaaataaaacattaaatccaaacaatattccagactaAAAGGGTTCTATTAGGGCAATGACAGGTATGTGTCAAGTACAACTTTCCACTGAAAAACTACCATGGTGCATCATGCTGTATAAAACCCACACCATTAATCAGTGCATGTGGAGTATGGCACAGGATCATCAGTCCATCTTTACATACAGACAGTAATAAGCATTTGAAGTGATAATATTCATAGAAAAATGACCCCACACAATATTTGCACACTATCTTGACATGAGAATTTTAGGTCTGAAGGCCTGGATCTACTAGACTTCTAAAATAGATGAAAGGAAAGAactaaaacacaaaaacacaaatgaTTCACCTAAGCCAGTTGATAAAACACAACAGCAAGCAGAAGCTATAACAATTACATCTGCTTTGCTGGTAGTATGGAATCCCTGGTTGGTGAGACACGACTCAGTCCAAGGTCTGTCGTGCCAATATCAATAAATGTGTTATCCCACAATTTCTAAATTTCAACATAAAAACTAACTGTGACTGACAGATAGGATCAAGGATCTCAAAAGCGTAATTCCTCCTATTTGTTTTAGCGTGGCAAGTGTGAAGCTAAACTATCTCATACCTATACCAACACAAAATTTGATCAGTTATCAGCACAGGATACATCATATTGGTATTATCAGTGTATTGCTCTAGTGCCATGATATTTAGTCAGGAAACATTAACCTACTCTGAGTATCAGAGAATCCACAGGGAAATACATAAAAGGTTCTAACAAGCCATTCAAACAGGAATGATCGGAAGTGTGATTACCCAGTGACAGTGGGACCCTGAGTGATGTCCTGATCCACAACCTGGTATATAGATCTGTACACAACTATAACAAAACAGCATGACTTAGTTGTACATTATCATGATGAAGTGGGATGGAAAGGCAAGGGATGTAACTCATGTGTAGTTCCACTTCTCATCAGGCATGATAGATGACAAAGGATGATGTGTAAAGGTTGCTTGTCTCTGGCTTGCCATTGTTGAAACTCTTTCCCCATGCTGTACATGTGATGTTGACATAGGCATGTTCATGCAGCGTGTTGAACTGTACCATGACAATGGGAGCCAGGAACTTGTCCTTGGTTCGGGGTCGATACCAATACACTGGGAAACCATTTGCAGGAAAGTACTGGATTGGTGAACTGAAGAGAGTGTCCTTCGCAATATGCTTCCGGTCTTCCTCAGTCTAAAACAGCAAATTTAATACCATGGATGCTGAAACATCAGCTGCAGTAGTTAACACTTAATAAAAGATGTCTGGTGGTTTGTAAACAGAACATTAATTTTATGTTACAGATCatgtatcagtgagtgagtgattgagtgattgattgattgattgagtgattgattgattgattgattgattgattgattgattgattgattgattgattgattgattgattgagtgagtgagtgagtgagtgagtgagtttagtttagttttatgctgcactcagcaatattccagctatatggcgacggtctgtaaataatcgggtctggaccagacaatccactgatcaacaacatgagcatcgatctgcgcaatggggaaccgttgacatgtgtcaaccaagtcagctagtctgaccacccgatcccgttagtcgcctcttacaagcatagtcaccttttatggcaagcatgggttgctgaaggcctattctaccccgggaccttcacgggtcagatcaTGTATCATGAAGAAAGACATAAAATAGTGTGAATTTGGATAGTAAGGGAATGTCATCACTTCACTTATCCATAGATGATTCAAATTATTTCTGGATTCTGATCATTTACCGCAGACGAGAAACTTGCCTAGTGAATGCTAATGACAGGAATCAGGAAACTCTTAATGGCACCACTTGCAATTACAACAAAAAGGTGAGCAATGGCTGGTGTTCCAGACACTGAACTTATCCTCCTGCTGGGGCAGGtataggattcaaacccacatggAAATTGCAATGTGTTCTGTAGGATTAAGAAATAATCCTGGAATGTCAGCCATGTACAGGTGTAATCAATCATGGCCATGTATATTCTTTTTTGCAAAACTATCTCGGAAGCAGAATCTTTGTGTTGTTGAGTTCATAACCTACAGACTGACAGGATGTTTTCGGAGTGTTGAGGGGAGTGTGGAGGGAGAACTACACTTACAGCCCCATCACAGGTGACACCAATGTAGTTTGGTGAGTAGCGGTGTCCGAGCTTCTGACTCACAGCAGTGTTGTTGGCAAATGGTACAGCAGTGGCATTTCTTGGCTGAAACAAAGGTAGCCCTGTCGTTAACTCTGGATGACACGTGTGTTCAGCCTGACAATCTTGCAGCATTTACATAGGTCCATCCACCCGGTATGATCACATCTTTCAAAGTGATCAACTCACATATGGATGACATATCTTTCAATGTGATCAACCAACATATCATCCTCATTGTCTCTAGGGTATACATTGCAATATGTCTCCAACATACTCTGGTTGTGTCTACGGATTAGcgcaataattttattacctccctgtctccgcattctcacagacaccaccagtgattgaaataatttttcaactcaaccTGACAGCCGGGCTGGTGGCTCATAAATGTTGCctgcccatcttgaaagttgcctgccCACCTTTTTAACTTACGTTTTTGCAATAACTTACAAACATGCCGCATTTACAAAAATGATGCCATCTTGAAACAAGTACAAACGAGTAAGTAACCCTCTCTTTGATTTGTTCTTATTGAACTATGTGTCTACAGATATCCAATCATGGCGTAGCTTCCTAAGCCAGCCAGTTTTAGTGTCCTATTGCTATCTTCACTGGCTGAAGAGTTGTCCATGTATAATTAAAGAACATACTCGTAGCTTTCATTTATCTTTAAATCAAATtatgacatgacaattaaaatggaaTGATCATCCTGAGAGcgaactgaaagtaggtcaaccttagatatttcagccagacaaccaggctggtggagagaatttccaggcagCCTGACTGAAAATGTACCAGCCACGGGCAGTCAGACAGGCCATTATTTCGATCACTGGACACCACTCAGCTAAGCTGCCAATACAACTGAGCTtgcaagtgtcaacaaagatagcactCGCAGCTGAAAGTCTTTGTTCGCAGTGTGACCCTTATTTGGAAGAAACCATACAGAGAAAAGTATAGGTCCGAaactatataaaaatatatgcatgaacTCCTTCTATGTccttcagagaacctctgcatggtttgtgttgccaaatttaattggttagataatttgtGAGTTAAGATTGGTTCACCCAACCTcgcagcgtagacacctgattggataaaaagccaaggaaggtaataaatttatcaggcTGAGCCACAgctgcatccagggtatagtggggACTTATCGAAATGTATATCCTGGGGATATCGCGTATGCCCACATACGGATGACACATCGTTCACTGTGATCAGCCTACATATGGATGAAAccaaaaatacacaaatgcGGACCAACAGTGTTGATCAGAACCAATGTATGTGTCTCTCACCAGGTTGAGCTGCAGCATCACACAGGGTCTTGCAGAGGAATAACCAAAGTCGTTGAAGTGGTTGCAGTGCCCCACTTCTGTCaggtcaaacacacacactttgtCTGGTGGGGCATAGGTGTCATTGCACCTGACATGGTCATCCCCTTGCTGGTTCATCATATGGTAGTCTAAAACATAACACATGCCGTCTTACTACGTAGTTCAGACCAATCACTCTCTGTGAACACTTTAATGTACACTTTTCTGCATTCTCGGATTctcatatattttgtatttgggcCTGAAATGGTAGGTACACATAAAATACATTGCTTTATAATTCAAACTGAGCAGAAAGTCTCCTTTGCCAAAAGGCCCTGAATAAACAACACATTCGTGGGTTTGTGTTTTTGTCTAACCGTGAATTCTTCTTTACCTTTGATGTGCCAATTGTGTGTCAATGTCTCAAGCCACATTGTGATTAGTGGTGCACTGATTGTCAAATAATCGGTTCATTGATCGTTTGacaaatcaaaacatttcaaatcgATAAAGCAGTATACTATCTTCATgtaacataaacaactgctgtaCATGCAATGTTTGTAAATACCTCATGATCGCATCAATAGAGGAAATTTCTGTGTAACTCGGACTGCTGTCTAATTCAGACTTTTTAGCCTGTCCCAAGCTGGTCTGAATTAAACAAAGTGCACTGTAGTATTAA is part of the Haliotis asinina isolate JCU_RB_2024 chromosome 6, JCU_Hal_asi_v2, whole genome shotgun sequence genome and harbors:
- the LOC137286920 gene encoding sodium/potassium-transporting ATPase subunit beta-like; amino-acid sequence: MASAGYGRVSRGRDIRDDEDGLVDEWGVRYEGHHKPGGGTFTRKKHSRRKYLVIAVAGAIILLIVLVIIAVAVKKKHQEQAAVMCNRRPRPANLQKWQNKSAEGLQVFPYSEDMTALISFCVNNGHNIGGYGEYLNNLEVHTYDYHMMNQQGDDHVRCNDTYAPPDKVCVFDLTEVGHCNHFNDFGYSSARPCVMLQLNLPRNATAVPFANNTAVSQKLGHRYSPNYIGVTCDGATEEDRKHIAKDTLFSSPIQYFPANGFPVYWYRPRTKDKFLAPIVMVQFNTLHEHAYVNITCTAWGKSFNNGKPETSNLYTSSFVIYHA